One part of the Quercus lobata isolate SW786 chromosome 7, ValleyOak3.0 Primary Assembly, whole genome shotgun sequence genome encodes these proteins:
- the LOC115953716 gene encoding F-box protein At3g07870-like: MTKQKKSRMSQIITERQKSESSWKKKKKSMLTSDRLPDDVLIDILSRLPPKSLIRFRCVSKSWSSTITNPFFITTHLNKAKSLSNGYLLYTRLPVEFLCGKELCAVVYNRDPTLTQVSKYEIPFSGSRILGICNGLFCLGSHRVLNLWNPCIRKFKKVLDGTCFTRHCRHIALGLAYCSQNYDYKIVRMVCFEGLNGEGKVVPAVAEIYTLSRDSWRKGIGISVDSLNRFEPNGSIDRIDESPCMFFNGALHSIAYIGNYKFILSFDVNDETFREIMLPNDYLNGVHLQFEKLVVFKGSLSLIVFVQAEDEEGDVFHIWVMREYGVVKSWTKKSVPMEKVGQFIGCTDNGELLIKKIGTGLVLFDPEGRNEEILGIKNATWAAYTTNFLESLVLFDGVNV, translated from the coding sequence atgacaaaacaaaaaaagtcgAGGATGTCTCAGATCATAACTGAACGACAAAAATCTGAGTCGtcttggaagaagaagaagaagtcaaTGCTTACATCCGATCGTCTACCGGACGATGTCCTAATCGACATCCTGAGTCGACTGCCACCCAAATCCTTAATCCGATTCAGGTGCGTTTCCAAATCTTGGAGCTCCACAATCACCAACCCCTTTTTCATCACCACACATCTCAACAAAGCCAAATCTTTGTCCAATGGTTATTTGTTATATACACGATTGCCTGTGGAGTTTTTGTGTGGCAAAGAATTGTGTGCTGTTGTTTACAATAGGGACCCAACGTTGACCCAGGTTTCCAAATATGAAATACCCTTTTCTGGTTCACGTATATTGGGCATTTGTAATGGCTTATTTTGCTTAGGTAGTCATAGAGTACTAAATTTGTGGAATCCATGTATTAGGAAGTTTAAGAAGGTACTTGATGGTACTTGTTTCACAAGGCATTGTCGTCATATTGCTCTTGGACTCGCTTATTGTTCTCAAAATTATGACTACAAGATTGTGAGGATGGTGTGTTTTGAAGGGTTGAATGGAGAAGGAAAAGTGGTCCCAGCTGTAGCTGAGATTTATACATTGAGTAGGGATTCGTGGAGGAAAGGGATTGGAATATCGGTGGACTCGTTAAATAGGTTTGAACCCAATGGATCTATTGATAGAATTGATGAATCCCCGTGTATGTTTTTCAATGGAGCTTTGCATTCTATAGCGTATATTGGGAACTATAAATTCATTTTGTCTTTTGATGTTAATGATGAGACATTCCGAGAGATAATGTTGCCGAATGATTACTTAAATGGAGTTCATCTACAATTTGAAAAACTTGTGGTGTTCAAGGGATCATTGTCTTTGATTGTTTTTGTTCAAGCTGAAGATGAAGAGGGTGATGTTTTCCACATATGGGTGATGAGGGAGTATGGGGTTGTTAAGTCTTGGACTAAAAAAAGTGTACCAATGGAAAAGGTTGGGCAGTTCATTGGCTGCACTGACAATGGTGAACTTTTGATCAAAAAGATTGGCACTGGGCTGGTTTTGTTTGATCCTGAGGGTCGAAACGAGGAAATTCTTGGAATTAAAAATGCTACATGGGCGGCTTATACTACTAATTTCTTGGAGAGCCTAGTATTGTTTGATGGTGTAAACGTGTAA
- the LOC115951525 gene encoding F-box/kelch-repeat protein At3g23880-like, which translates to MSQPTKKLILSTECVPDDIVFDILTRLPVKPLIRFRCVSKSLNSTITSRIFITTHFKLNEAKSLSNKDSHNDYLLYTSKSEYFSFNEEELVAFVCNRDHILTEISRFKTPFCFLDGYFVNCFCNGIFCLSRYDDDTIICWNPSIRKFKMLAPALLTEFFSWVTLGLAYNSQNNDFKILRLMCSQKSDEEPDGPDRPAEAEVYTLSTDSWRKVVISVDSSEPNIGYVYHTSPFIFFNGALHCIAFTNNGRFILSFEVNDERFHKIMLPQDSLDGYQGCLGVFKGLLAFIVLSRDIDPICDIWVMKEYGLVESWTRKSVPIDWIHSLFGVTDNGELFGIATELNLIDPEKNLNQNILVSKRYIRWVGYASNFMESLVLLDGGKCIL; encoded by the coding sequence ATGTCTCAACCTACGAAAAAGCTAATATTGTCAACCGAGTGCGTCCCGGACGACATCGTATTCGACATACTGACTCGGCTGCCAGTGAAACCTTTAATCCGATTCAGGTGCGTTTCAAAATCTTTGAACTCCACCATAACCAGCCGCATATTTATTACCACACACTTCAAGCTCAACGAAGCCAAATCATTATCCAATAAAGATAGTCACAATGATTATCTGCTATATACATCTAAATCAGAGTACTTTTCATTTAATGAAGAAGAATTGGTTGCATTTGTTTGCAATAGGGACCACATATTGACTGAGATTTCTAGGTTTAAAACCCCATTTTGCTTTTTGGATGGTTACTTCGTCAATTGCTTCTGTAACGGCATCTTCTGCCTAAGTAGATATGATGATGATACTATAATATGTTGGAACCCAAGCATTAGAAAGTTTAAGATGCTTGCTCCTGCTCTTCTGACTGAATTTTTTAGTTGGGTCACTCTTGGACTTGCCTATAATTCTCAAAACAATGATTTCAAGATTCTCAGACTTATGTGTTCTCAAAAGTCTGATGAAGAGCCAGATGGCCCAGATCGACCGGCTGAGGCCGAGGTTTACACATTGAGTACGGATTCATGGAGAAAGGTTGTAATATCGGTGGATTCATCCGAACCCAACATTGGATATGTTTATCATACTTCACCgttcatattttttaatggaGCACTTCACTGTATAGCATTTACTAACAACGGCCGTTTCATTTTGTCCTTCGAAGTCAATGATGAGAGATTCCATAAGATAATGTTGCCTCAGGATTCCTTAGATGGATACCAAGGATGTCTTGGAGTGTTCAAGGGATTGCTGgcttttattgttttgtctCGTGATATAGACCCCATATGCGACATATGGGTGATGAAGGAATATGGTTTGGTAGAGTCTTGGACTAGAAAATCTGTACCAATCGATTGGATTCATTCTCTTTTTGGCGTCACTGACAATGGTGAACTATTTGGCATTGCCACAGAGCTTAATTTGATTGACCCTGAGAAGAATCTAAATCAGAACATTCTTGTATCAAAGAGATATATTAGATGGGTTGGTTATGCATCTAATTTTATGGAGAGTTTGGTTCTACTTGATGGGGGTAAATGCATCCTCTGA
- the LOC115952695 gene encoding UDP-N-acetylglucosamine transferase subunit alg13-like: MVFVTMGTTCFDALVKAVDTWEVKQELSNRGYTDLVIQMGCESYTPTKSGGEDGSLAVDFFTFSSSIADYLRSASLLISHTGP, from the exons ATGGTTTTTGTAACCATGGGAACTACTTGTTTTGATGCTCTTGTTAAAGCAGTGGATACTTGGGAAGTTAAGCAAGAGTTGTCGAATAGAGGCTATACTGATCTTGTCATTCAGATGGGTTGTGAATCATACACGCCCACTAag TCTGGAGGAGAAGATGGGTCCCTAGCTGTAGACTTCTTCACTTTCTCATCAAGTATTGCGGATTATCTGAGATCTGCATCTCTGCTGATCAGTCACACAG GTCCATAA